From a single Actinomyces viscosus genomic region:
- a CDS encoding murein hydrolase activator EnvC family protein — MSEAPPPTVQDPAYPELTSAPDGQVGSVTSSPGSFLTDASLIGRFIEETGASNDLGQPLGPRRPRGRYQWPTGAPATVVEGFDPPAVVWGRGHRGVDLAAAEGSQVRSAAAGTVVFAGMVAGRPVVSIDHGDGIRTTYEPVEPSVSAGETVGAGQVIGTLLPGHRSDGVCALHWGARTGPKTYINPLRLLQPAVIRLKPVH; from the coding sequence GTGAGCGAGGCCCCGCCTCCCACCGTCCAGGATCCCGCGTATCCCGAGCTCACGAGCGCCCCGGACGGGCAGGTCGGATCGGTGACGTCCTCACCGGGCTCATTCCTCACGGATGCCAGCCTCATCGGCCGGTTCATCGAGGAGACGGGAGCGAGCAACGACCTGGGACAGCCGCTGGGCCCCAGGCGGCCGCGCGGACGTTACCAGTGGCCGACCGGAGCGCCGGCCACCGTGGTGGAGGGCTTCGATCCTCCCGCCGTCGTATGGGGGCGCGGACACCGGGGAGTCGATCTCGCCGCCGCGGAAGGCAGTCAGGTCCGCAGCGCCGCCGCCGGAACCGTCGTCTTCGCCGGCATGGTGGCCGGGCGGCCGGTGGTCTCCATCGACCACGGCGACGGGATCCGCACCACCTATGAGCCGGTGGAGCCCTCGGTCAGCGCAGGCGAGACGGTGGGCGCCGGTCAGGTCATCGGCACCTTGCTGCCGGGGCACCGATCGGACGGGGTCTGCGCCCTGCACTGGGGCGCGCGCACCGGCCCCAAGACCTACATCAACCCGCTGCGCCTGCTGCAACCGGCCGTCATCCGCCTCAAGCCGGTCCACTAG
- a CDS encoding tyrosine recombinase XerC, whose product MSRTRADLLASYRSYLALQRDLSGHTVRAYLADVGDLLSFLGVGEGDTEPIDAALATLDLADLREWLATLAASGHSRATLARRSASIRTFSAWAFEEDLLALDVAARLRAPRVDNRLPGVLTTQQAEQLLQTAADLASGGDSLAVRDLAIIETLYATGVRVSELVGLDVTDLDHSQRTLRVLGKGRKERTVPYGLPAARALEGWLGRRGEVCAPDAGAALFLGARGRRIDPRAVRDVVHRLCAAAQVPDLGPHGLRHSAATHVLGGGADLRSVQELLGHSSLATTQRYTHVSAERLRSVYEQAFPRA is encoded by the coding sequence ATGTCGAGGACGCGCGCCGATCTGCTCGCCTCCTACCGCAGCTACCTGGCCCTGCAGCGGGACCTGTCCGGACACACCGTGCGCGCCTACCTCGCCGACGTGGGCGACCTGCTGAGCTTCCTCGGTGTCGGTGAGGGGGACACTGAACCCATTGACGCCGCCCTGGCCACCCTCGACCTGGCGGACCTGCGCGAATGGCTCGCCACCCTGGCCGCCAGCGGCCACTCGCGCGCCACCCTGGCCCGCCGCTCCGCATCCATCCGCACCTTCTCCGCCTGGGCCTTCGAGGAGGACCTGCTCGCCTTAGACGTCGCCGCGCGGCTGCGCGCCCCCCGCGTCGACAACCGCCTGCCCGGCGTTCTGACGACCCAACAGGCGGAACAGCTGCTGCAGACTGCCGCGGACCTCGCCTCCGGCGGGGACTCCCTGGCCGTGCGGGACCTGGCCATCATCGAGACGCTCTACGCGACCGGTGTACGAGTCTCCGAGCTCGTCGGCCTCGACGTCACCGACCTCGACCACTCCCAACGCACCCTGCGGGTCCTGGGCAAGGGCCGTAAGGAACGCACCGTCCCCTACGGGCTACCCGCCGCCAGGGCCCTGGAAGGCTGGCTGGGGCGGCGCGGTGAGGTCTGCGCCCCCGACGCCGGCGCCGCGCTCTTCCTGGGGGCGCGAGGGCGGCGCATCGACCCCCGTGCGGTGCGCGACGTCGTCCACCGCCTGTGCGCGGCCGCCCAGGTGCCCGACCTGGGGCCGCACGGGCTGCGCCACAGCGCCGCCACCCACGTCCTGGGCGGGGGAGCGGACCTGCGCAGCGTCCAGGAGCTCCTGGGACACTCCTCGCTAGCCACCACCCAGCGCTACACCCACGTCTCGGCCGAGCGGCTGCGCAGCGTCTACGAGCAGGCCTTCCCCCGCGCCTGA